The DNA region AATATTTTAATAGATGCTAGTGCTACTAGTTCAAACGATTTGTTTATGCAAAAAATATCATTTGAAGTGCTAAAAAATTTACACATACAAATAATTAATGATGGATTATAATTTTTTATTTTTGTGTAATAAAAAATTAGTTAAATTTAATAAATTATTTGCAAATTTAGAATAATATAAAAAACTAATATAATTTATCTTTAAGTTTAAAGATGTATGGGGGATAAAATGGAGCAAAAAACTAGAACAGAATATATCAAATTAGTTCATTTTTTAGCACAGGCTTTAGGTAAAGACTATGAAATAGTATTACATGACATTGGTGAAGATGGGGTTAGCATAGCAGAAATTGCAAATAATCACATAAGCGGAAGAAGTATTAATTCTCCTATAACTGGCTTTGCACTAGAATTATTAAATAAAAAAGTATATGAAGAAAGAGATTTTTTAAGCAATTATAAAGCTAGTGCTGGCAATAAAAATATAAAAGGAAGTACATTTTTTATAAAAGAAGGTGATAAATTAAGTGGAATGCTATGTATAAATTATGATAAAAGTAGAATTGAAAATATAGCAGCACAACTACTAGGACATGAAATTACAAATGATGAACAAGCCTATGAAGAAATGTTAAGTCTTGATTTGAATGAATTAATTTTAGAGCTCACTGGATTTTCTTGTGATGAACTTAAAAAAAGAAATTTAAAACCGAAAGATAGACAGAGTATAGTAGATAAAATTTATGAAAAAGGAATATTTAATATAAAAGGTTCAATTCCTGAGATAGCACAATTATTAAACCTTTCAGAATCAAGTATTTATCGTTGCATAAATAAAGCAAAACAAAGCTCAAATAAACATTAACAATATTCCCTAGCCTCGCGTTTAAGGTCTCTTTCCTTTATCGCTTGGCGTTTATCGCTTAAATTTTTACCTTTAGCTAAGGCTAAAGTTCCTTTTACCATACCTTTTTTAAAATATAAATTAAGAATTACTAAGGTATAACCACTTGTTGAAATTTTACCCACTAATTTATCAATTTGCATCCTGTGTAATAATAATTTCCTAGCCCTTCTTTGCTCATGTGTAAAATATTTATTAGCTGTATTCATATGTCCTATGTGAGAATCAAGAAGCCAAGCCTCTCCTTTGATTATTCTTACGAAAGAATCCTTTAAATT from Campylobacter sp. MG1 includes:
- a CDS encoding helix-turn-helix transcriptional regulator — its product is MGDKMEQKTRTEYIKLVHFLAQALGKDYEIVLHDIGEDGVSIAEIANNHISGRSINSPITGFALELLNKKVYEERDFLSNYKASAGNKNIKGSTFFIKEGDKLSGMLCINYDKSRIENIAAQLLGHEITNDEQAYEEMLSLDLNELILELTGFSCDELKKRNLKPKDRQSIVDKIYEKGIFNIKGSIPEIAQLLNLSESSIYRCINKAKQSSNKH
- the smpB gene encoding SsrA-binding protein SmpB codes for the protein MKSIAENKKARFEYHIIDTLECGLVLQGSEVVAIRHGKINLKDSFVRIIKGEAWLLDSHIGHMNTANKYFTHEQRRARKLLLHRMQIDKLVGKISTSGYTLVILNLYFKKGMVKGTLALAKGKNLSDKRQAIKERDLKREAREYC